The Cloacibacterium sp. TD35 region TATAATAACCTTGTTTGTCTTCCAGTTTCCAAGTTCCGCTCATCCCATCATATTTCTTCTTTTTCATGACGATGTTGATGATTCCTTGATTGCTTTCTACCTGAAATTCAGACGATGGAACAGTAATGACTTCTATTTTCTGAATGTTTTCAGATGGCGTATTTTTCAGCATTTCTAGAACCGCTTCCGCGCTCATATTGCTTTTTCTACCATTAATGTAGATGATGGCGTCATTCTTTCCTAAAATTTTAAGGCTGGCGTTGTCACTAGTAGAAATAAGGGGTGTTTCTTTTAAAAGTTCAAAAGCATTGCTTCCTTTTGCAACTGGCGAATTGGCTACATCATAAACCATTCTATCAGATTTCTTGTGAAAAACCTTTTTGGTCATTTTCACTTCCTGAATGTCTTTCGTTTTTTCTTCTTGCGAATAAGAAAAAAGCGAAGTAAGAAGTGCTGCTGTAAATAATAATTTTTTCATGGTATAATTTTTAAGTTTAAATTCTGTAAAAAAAGAAAAGTCGCAGTGGGTTATTAGTTGAGTGATTGGGTGTGGTGATTAGTTTTTGTGGTTATTAATTTTTTCACTGCGACTTTTTCAAGTTTGGTTATTAGTTTTTAAATGGTTAAAAGTTTTTTTTAAAAGTTCTTCAATTTAGCTGAAGTATGTTTTGTTTAATAATTTACATTGCAAAGATATATAATTAATTTAGTATTATGCAATACAAAGTAGTAAATAAAATTTATTACTGAATTTAACTCGTTGATTTTCAGTGATAAAAATTTTAGTTAATGAATTGCTTTCAGAAATAAGACAATCGAAATGGAAAAAGTATTACATCAAAAAACAAAAAAAAGTGAAAATTACTTTCCACTTTTTTATAATATTTTAAAAATCAAACCTTTACTCTCGGTTGAATTTGGCTAATTTTTTGTCAATCCAAATGGTTGCCAATGGGAAAAACGCAGCTAAAAGTGCGAATATAGAATCTTCGTCATCCCATTGATAAATTTTTCTACAAGGAAAGGCTAAAATCAGGTATAATGTGAAAAATAAACCATGAATACTCCCCATAACACTAATGTAAATAATGGGTAAAATTCCTTCCTTGTCCTCACGAATCCATACCATAGCCGAGAAAAGCAAAAGCCAAGAAATTGCTTCTGCAATACAAATTTGCTTAAACCATTTGATGAGTTTTTCTTGAGAATATTTGGATAAAAAGAAATTTTCGATGACTTCCATTATATTGAGTGTTACGTGATTTGAAGTACAAAAATAAAGATTTATTAATGAATTTTACTTATAAAAACTACTTCCGTCTAAATATTCAAAAACTTCTGGTGGAAGCATAGGTCTTACATTTTTGCCTTCTTTAATCATATTTCTAATTTCTGTGGCAGAAAGTTCTATTATCGGTGCATTTACCATGCTGATGTTCTCGTGCTGTAAATATTCATTGTCTTTTTTCTCGCCTTCAAAAGTTCTAGGATAGACGATGATTTGATACTCAGACATCAGTTTTTCTGAGTTTTTCCATTTAGGAAGCGAGTCTAGATTATCTTCGCCCATAATCAGCGCAAAAGAATAATTGGGATATTTTTCCTTGAGATAAGTAAGTGTGTCAATCGTGTAACTCGGTTTTGGTAAAGAAAACTCTACGTTTGAAGCCCGCATTTTAGGATAATTTTTCACCGCAAGTTGCACCATATCAAGACGGTTGTGGTCTGTGAGCAATGATTTTTTATCTTTAAATGGATTTTGTGGAGAAACCACAAACCAAAGTTCATCCATATTAGAATTTTCTAAAATATAGTTTGCCAAAATCAAATGCCCAATATGAATGGGGTTGAATGAGCCGAAAAACAGTCCAATTTTTTTCATTAAAGGGTTTAGGAGTTAGGGATTAGTTTTTTACTCGTAACAAGTATCTATCTCTAATGAAATTTCACATCACGAATATTCAAATAATAGGTTACATTTCCTTTCCAGTGATTTTCTTCTACAGTAAAAGCAATGTCGAAATTTTTAGTTTTGAAATCATCCATATATTGACCTAATTTAAAGCCAATACATTCTATATTTCTGCCAGAAACGGGCTGGTGAATGTAGAATTTTAGGTGATTTCCGTCTTTGCCCATTTGTTTTACGTAACCAGAAACTTTTTGATTTCTCAGTTCTAAAACTGGCTTCATATTGTGTGGCCCGAAAGGTGATAATTTTCTATGAAAATTAAAGAAATCACGGTTTAAATCTTCTATTTCAATGACAGAATCTATCGTAATAGAAGGGAATTTTTGGTGTTCCTGAATTTTTTCGGCAACTACTTTTTCAAATTTTTCTTTGAAAGCTTCAAATTTATCTTTCTCCATCGAAAGACCAGCCGCAGCTTGGTGTCCTCCGAATTTTAAGAAATATTCGCTACAAGCTTCTAATGCTTCGTGCACATCAAAATCTGAAACACTTCTTGCAGAAGCTACCATTTCGCCATTGTTTCCATCGGTGAAAACTAAAGTCGGTTTGTAGTACACTTCAGTCAATCTAGAAGCTACAATCCCGATTACGCCTTTGTTCCATTCATTATGATAAACCACAGTGGTGAAATTATTTTCTTGCTGGGTTTCAATGACTTGGTTAAAGGCAGATTGAGTTGTATTCGCGTCTAATTCTCGTCTGGAATCGTTGAGATTTAAGATGTCATCTACAATTTGATGTGCGTGTTTCAAATTGTCTGAAATCATCAATTCTACCGCGGCTTTTCCATGAGAAATTCTTCCTGCAGCATTAATTTTCGGAGCAATTTCGAAAACGATGTTAGAAATATCAAACGTAGAAATTTTTTCTTCAGGAATCAGGAGTCTTATTCCTAATTTTCTGGTTTTTCTTAATGTTTTTAATCCCAGTTTTGCTAAAACTCTATTTTCGCCAGTCATTGCTACAATATCTGCAGCAATAGAAATAGCGAGTAAATCAGTAAGTTCGTAGAGTTCGTTTTCTGGAATTTTATAAATTGTATTAAGACCTTGACATAATTTAAAGCCCACCCCACAACCAGAAAGTTCTTTATAAGGATATCTACAATCGGTTCTTTTCGGGTCTAAAACGGCAAAAGCTTTTGGCAATTCTTCGCCTGGTAAATGGTGGTCGCAAATAATAAAATCAATGCCAAGAGAACTGGCATATTCTATTTTATCTAATGCTTTAATTCCGCAATCTAATGCGATGATAAGCGAGAATCCGTTTTCTTTAGCAAAATTAATTCCCTCATCAGAAATTCCATAACCTTCAGAATAACGGTCTGGAATATAGAAATCTAAATATTTTTTTTCTACAATTTTAGAAAGATAAAGATACATGAGCGAAACTGCAGTAGTTCCGTCTACATCATAATCACCGTAAACCAGGATTTTTTCACCGTTTTCTATAGCAGAGGCAATTCTGTCTACTGCCAATTGCATATCTTT contains the following coding sequences:
- a CDS encoding DUF3817 domain-containing protein, with protein sequence MEVIENFFLSKYSQEKLIKWFKQICIAEAISWLLLFSAMVWIREDKEGILPIIYISVMGSIHGLFFTLYLILAFPCRKIYQWDDEDSIFALLAAFFPLATIWIDKKLAKFNRE
- the nadD gene encoding nicotinate (nicotinamide) nucleotide adenylyltransferase; this translates as MKKIGLFFGSFNPIHIGHLILANYILENSNMDELWFVVSPQNPFKDKKSLLTDHNRLDMVQLAVKNYPKMRASNVEFSLPKPSYTIDTLTYLKEKYPNYSFALIMGEDNLDSLPKWKNSEKLMSEYQIIVYPRTFEGEKKDNEYLQHENISMVNAPIIELSATEIRNMIKEGKNVRPMLPPEVFEYLDGSSFYK
- the recJ gene encoding single-stranded-DNA-specific exonuclease RecJ yields the protein MSQKWIYKPAPDEEIVDSISSSIGFGTLESKILVLRGIDDYQKAREFFKPKLEDIHSPFLMKDMQLAVDRIASAIENGEKILVYGDYDVDGTTAVSLMYLYLSKIVEKKYLDFYIPDRYSEGYGISDEGINFAKENGFSLIIALDCGIKALDKIEYASSLGIDFIICDHHLPGEELPKAFAVLDPKRTDCRYPYKELSGCGVGFKLCQGLNTIYKIPENELYELTDLLAISIAADIVAMTGENRVLAKLGLKTLRKTRKLGIRLLIPEEKISTFDISNIVFEIAPKINAAGRISHGKAAVELMISDNLKHAHQIVDDILNLNDSRRELDANTTQSAFNQVIETQQENNFTTVVYHNEWNKGVIGIVASRLTEVYYKPTLVFTDGNNGEMVASARSVSDFDVHEALEACSEYFLKFGGHQAAAGLSMEKDKFEAFKEKFEKVVAEKIQEHQKFPSITIDSVIEIEDLNRDFFNFHRKLSPFGPHNMKPVLELRNQKVSGYVKQMGKDGNHLKFYIHQPVSGRNIECIGFKLGQYMDDFKTKNFDIAFTVEENHWKGNVTYYLNIRDVKFH